The Malus sylvestris chromosome 12, drMalSylv7.2, whole genome shotgun sequence genome contains a region encoding:
- the LOC126594461 gene encoding ankyrin repeat-containing protein ITN1-like isoform X2 — translation MAIRPHYEDEVYEASRTGKEVYEASRTGSVEYLNRLIEKDPDILRRVSLQTGKTGTPLHVSALLGHAEFTKALCTKNPKLAERVDADGRTPLHLASAEGHKETVEALLSVYADACLRCDEKGRIPLHYAAMNGEVEVLQKLVDKNPESIYVKVENRSKETVLHLCIIHNQLECLKLLVERDHSNGEFLNSRAGCCDGSVTILNLALMLRKIKTIRYLLSVDAIRAEAIGVNGMSLTMLDILEYSSVAREDFSRSLEIQQILMDAGLIRRQNNDNDNPNSAVAAATVVVSPSPRTVKKKKKGSKPPGWFWRKLMIWLGYPQEWVKETRGSLMIVATVISTMTFQDVVNPAGRLWVDNLTKTCRTVWRENNDTDTTLGHSKDPMDYFPSFIAHNTVSFLASLTVTLLLISRFPLHNRLSTWLLSMSMCVTLAFLALTYLTVLSMIGPNYGIQEPWSLSATFIILWIVLLVIGGVLHTLRFLIWVMKWLRPMYFKSTSGLKNMITTGSFSRKDPTRFEENDAPTVV, via the exons aagaagtgtACGAGGCATCACGGACTGGGAGTGTAGAGTACTTAAACAGATTGATCGAAAAAGACCCAGACATTCTAAGGAGAGTATCCCTGCAGACCGGAAAAACCGGAACCCCCTTGCATGTATCAGCTCTGCTCGGACACGCTGAGTTTACCAAAGCCCTTTGCACTAAAAATCCCAAACTTGCAGAGCGGGTGGATGCCGATGGACGCACGCCCCTGCACTTGGCTTCTGCTGAGGGCCACAAGGAGACTGTCGAAGCTTTGTTATCTGTATATGCTGATGCGTGCTTGCGTTGCGATGAAAAGGGAAGAATCCCTCTTCACTATGCAGCCATGAATGGAGAAGTTGAGGTGCTCCAGAAGTTGGTTGATAAAAATCCTGAGTCCATTTACGTCAAAGTTGAAAACAGATCGAAAGAAACAGTTTTGCACTTGTGTATTATACACAACCAGTTAGAGTGCTTGAAACTGTTGGTTGAAAGAGACCACAGCAATGGCGAGTTCCTCAACTCAAGAGCTGGCTGCTGTGATGGTAGTGTGACCATCCTGAACTTAGCTTTGATGCTAAGGAAAATTaag ACGATACGTTACCTGCTTTCCGTTGATGCTATAAGAGCAGAAGCAATTGGTGTGAATGGGATGTCTCTGACCATGTTAGATATCTTAGAGTACAGTAGCGTTGCAAGAGAGGACTTTAGCAGAAGCTTAGAAATTCAACAGATTTTGATGGACGCAGGATTAATCAGAAGACAAAATAATGACAATGATAATCCTAACTCAGCTGTTGCCGCTGCTACTGTTGTTGTATCGCCAAGTCCAAGAACggtaaagaagaaaaagaagggatcAAAGCCACCAGGGTGGTTCTGGAGAAAATTGATGATATGGTTAGGATATCCGCAAGAATGGGTGAAGGAGACACGTGGCTCTCTGATGATAGTGGCTACGGTGATCTCGACCATGACTTTTCAAGACGTAGTCAACCCAGCTGGTCGTCTTTGGGTTGATAATCTTACAAAAACTTGTAGAACAGTTTGGAGGGAAAATAATGATACAGACACTACCTTAGGCCACAGTAAGGATCCCATGGATTACTTCCCCAGTTTCATAGCACACAACACCGTCTCGTTCCTTGCTTCTTTGACCGTCACCCTTTTGCTCATTAGTCGATTTCCTCTCCACAATCGGTTGTCCACGTGGCTCTTATCGATGTCCATGTGCGTCACTCTCGCATTCTTGGCACTCACCTACCTAACGGTGCTGTCCATGATCGGCCCTAATTACGGTATTCAGGAACCATGGAGCTTGTCAGCAACATTCATAATTCTTTGGATTGTGTTGCTGGTCATAGGCGGTGTACTTCACACTCTCCGGTTTCTTATTTGGGTGATGAAGTGGTTGCGGCCCATGTACTTCAAGTCAACATCAGGTCTCAAGAACATGATCACTACTGGCTCATTTTCACGTAAAGATCCAACGCGTTTTGAAGAGAATGATGCGCCTACAGTTGTGTGA